From the genome of Papaver somniferum cultivar HN1 chromosome 2, ASM357369v1, whole genome shotgun sequence, one region includes:
- the LOC113349727 gene encoding uncharacterized protein LOC113349727 isoform X1 encodes MEEINEGPVEHARNTTLGQESKGPEFDRILQLYKTLYRRPLIKRIAMDKVAWILITWELAARFKMRITNSQGLFIFAVCWKDKFHVLLMMLLPCSVIYTSSCRMNTNLKVSSRL; translated from the exons ATGGAGGAGATTAATGAAG GACCAGTTGAGCATGCCAGAAATACAACCCTGGGACAAGAATCAAAAG GTCCAGAATTTGATAGAATACTGCAGTTATATAAGACGTTGTATAGACGCCCCTTAATCAAGCGAATAGCAATGGACAAGGTAGCATGGATCCTGATAACTTGGGAATTGGCGGCTAGGTTTAAGATGAGGATAACTAACTCCCAAGGACTGTTCATTTTTGCTGTATGCTGGAAG GATAAATTCCATGTGCTTTTAATGATGTTACTGCCATGTTCTGTCATCTACACCTCTTCATGCCGCATGAACACAAACTTAA AGGTTTCAAGTAGGCTTTAA
- the LOC113349727 gene encoding uncharacterized protein LOC113349727 isoform X2: protein MEEINEVEHARNTTLGQESKGPEFDRILQLYKTLYRRPLIKRIAMDKVAWILITWELAARFKMRITNSQGLFIFAVCWKDKFHVLLMMLLPCSVIYTSSCRMNTNLKVSSRL from the exons ATGGAGGAGATTAATGAAG TTGAGCATGCCAGAAATACAACCCTGGGACAAGAATCAAAAG GTCCAGAATTTGATAGAATACTGCAGTTATATAAGACGTTGTATAGACGCCCCTTAATCAAGCGAATAGCAATGGACAAGGTAGCATGGATCCTGATAACTTGGGAATTGGCGGCTAGGTTTAAGATGAGGATAACTAACTCCCAAGGACTGTTCATTTTTGCTGTATGCTGGAAG GATAAATTCCATGTGCTTTTAATGATGTTACTGCCATGTTCTGTCATCTACACCTCTTCATGCCGCATGAACACAAACTTAA AGGTTTCAAGTAGGCTTTAA
- the LOC113349727 gene encoding uncharacterized protein LOC113349727 isoform X3: MEEINEGPVEHARNTTLGQESKGPEFDRILQLYKTLYRRPLIKRIAMDKVAWILITWELAARFKMRITNSQGLFIFAVCWKRFQVGFKLFPGTLSCS; this comes from the exons ATGGAGGAGATTAATGAAG GACCAGTTGAGCATGCCAGAAATACAACCCTGGGACAAGAATCAAAAG GTCCAGAATTTGATAGAATACTGCAGTTATATAAGACGTTGTATAGACGCCCCTTAATCAAGCGAATAGCAATGGACAAGGTAGCATGGATCCTGATAACTTGGGAATTGGCGGCTAGGTTTAAGATGAGGATAACTAACTCCCAAGGACTGTTCATTTTTGCTGTATGCTGGAAG AGGTTTCAAGTAGGCTTTAAGTTGTTCCCAGGGACTTTAAGTTGTTCTTAG